One region of Bradyrhizobium diazoefficiens genomic DNA includes:
- a CDS encoding GNAT family N-acetyltransferase, which translates to MSELQIRNLRPEEISIAIDWAAMEGWNPGPRDAACFAIPDAQGFFVGEIGGEPVATVSCVNYDDRFAFLGFHIVRRGFRGRGHGLRIWNAAIAHAGSRVIGLDGVVAQQDNYRTSGFRFAYANIRYGGSVAAPARPPAEIVALDKIPFAMVEADDATIFPARRAAFLRAWIDTPGHVGRALVHDGKLAAWGVIRPCRTGHKIGPLVADDRAAADAVVQALLANPGSSEMVLDIPAVNRDGLALAESLGLKPAFETARMYTGPVPTGQLDRVFGVTSFELG; encoded by the coding sequence ATGAGCGAGTTGCAGATCCGCAATTTGCGCCCCGAGGAGATCTCCATTGCGATCGACTGGGCCGCGATGGAGGGCTGGAATCCCGGCCCGCGTGACGCCGCCTGCTTCGCGATCCCCGATGCGCAAGGCTTCTTCGTCGGCGAGATCGGCGGCGAGCCGGTTGCGACCGTGTCCTGCGTCAATTACGACGACCGCTTCGCCTTCCTCGGCTTCCACATCGTGCGCAGAGGCTTTCGTGGCAGAGGTCACGGCCTGCGCATCTGGAATGCGGCGATCGCGCATGCGGGCTCGCGCGTGATCGGGCTCGACGGCGTCGTGGCACAGCAGGACAATTACAGGACATCAGGCTTCCGGTTTGCCTATGCCAATATCCGCTACGGCGGCAGCGTCGCCGCGCCGGCCAGACCACCCGCCGAAATCGTCGCGCTCGACAAGATTCCGTTCGCGATGGTGGAAGCCGATGACGCCACAATCTTCCCCGCCCGGCGCGCCGCCTTTCTGCGCGCGTGGATCGACACGCCCGGCCATGTTGGCCGTGCGTTGGTGCACGATGGCAAGCTCGCCGCATGGGGTGTGATCCGCCCGTGCCGAACGGGACACAAGATCGGCCCGCTGGTAGCCGATGACCGCGCCGCGGCGGACGCCGTCGTGCAGGCTTTGCTGGCGAATCCCGGAAGCAGCGAGATGGTCCTCGACATCCCCGCCGTAAACCGCGATGGTCTTGCGCTTGCGGAATCCCTGGGCCTGAAGCCGGCGTTCGAAACGGCGCGAATGTACACTGGACCCGTCCCGACGGGCCAGCTCGACCGCGTGTTCGGCGTAACCAGTTTTGAACTAGGCTAG
- a CDS encoding serine hydrolase — translation MTAQMRDIVPAELGPTVTPEHPGGLAVALYAGRHAEFFNYGFADDTTKRPVTPDTLFNLASLRKPFEATLVALGTLQGELRLDDLLPKYLPELSGDYIRHVTVGELATHTSGLLLPTDHPPWPNDSYSEAQFIDMLNAWTPAGVAPGKQRIYSHAGYVLLQLVLERCYRAPIPELIESRILKPLGMHTTFVPERGRDNRAIMDEAAMRRVVQGYSDQGTAIGPPGDQQSYFDFPGTGQMFSSARDLSTFVAACVDGRSVDPRLREALRMTQHESFRVDEKFGQGMAWETVHLDGLTVVDKPGGLNNASGYIGLVPARRIGIVLLANRGEYPHEIARYKILPALARLVVSH, via the coding sequence GTGACCGCGCAGATGCGCGATATCGTTCCCGCCGAGCTCGGGCCGACCGTGACGCCGGAACATCCGGGCGGCCTCGCCGTCGCGCTCTATGCCGGCCGCCATGCCGAGTTTTTCAACTACGGCTTTGCCGACGACACCACAAAGCGGCCGGTAACGCCGGACACGCTGTTCAATCTCGCCTCCTTGCGAAAACCGTTCGAGGCAACGCTGGTGGCGCTCGGCACGCTCCAAGGCGAGCTGCGGCTCGACGATCTCCTGCCCAAATATCTGCCGGAGCTGAGCGGCGACTATATCCGCCACGTCACCGTCGGCGAGCTCGCCACGCACACCTCTGGCCTCTTGCTGCCGACCGATCACCCGCCCTGGCCGAACGACTCATACTCCGAGGCGCAGTTCATCGACATGCTCAACGCCTGGACGCCTGCGGGCGTCGCGCCCGGCAAGCAGCGGATCTACTCGCATGCCGGCTACGTGCTGCTTCAGCTCGTGCTCGAGCGCTGCTATCGCGCGCCGATCCCAGAGCTGATCGAGAGCCGCATCCTCAAGCCGCTCGGCATGCATACGACATTCGTTCCCGAGCGCGGACGGGACAACCGCGCTATCATGGACGAGGCCGCGATGCGGCGCGTGGTGCAAGGCTATTCCGACCAGGGAACGGCGATCGGCCCGCCCGGCGACCAGCAGAGCTATTTCGACTTCCCCGGCACCGGCCAGATGTTCTCGAGCGCGCGGGATCTTTCGACCTTCGTGGCGGCCTGCGTCGACGGCCGCTCGGTTGATCCACGTTTGCGCGAGGCGCTGCGGATGACGCAGCACGAAAGCTTCCGCGTCGACGAGAAATTCGGACAAGGCATGGCCTGGGAGACCGTGCATCTCGACGGCCTCACCGTCGTCGACAAGCCGGGCGGCCTCAACAACGCCTCCGGCTATATCGGCCTGGTGCCGGCGCGGCGGATCGGTATCGTGCTGCTGGCCAATCGCGGCGAATATCCGCACGAGATCGCGCGCTACAAGATTTTGCCTGCGCTGGCGCGGCTCGTCGTGTCACATTGA
- a CDS encoding helix-turn-helix transcriptional regulator encodes MANQLSQLDQIFAALADPTRRAILMRLCAGEASVGELADPFEMALPSFMKHIHVLEESGLLQSEKSGRVRTCRLSPHALVGAEDWFQQQRAIWEARLDRFEAYVMKLKQERAAAKPPSRTANKTANTTTKKATRKTTKRKGSE; translated from the coding sequence ATGGCTAACCAATTGTCCCAGCTCGACCAGATTTTTGCGGCCCTTGCCGATCCCACGCGGCGGGCGATCTTGATGCGGCTGTGCGCCGGCGAAGCCTCCGTGGGCGAACTCGCCGACCCCTTCGAGATGGCGCTGCCGAGCTTCATGAAGCACATCCACGTGCTGGAAGAGAGCGGGCTGCTGCAGTCGGAAAAATCCGGCCGCGTGCGGACCTGCCGCCTCAGTCCGCACGCGCTGGTCGGCGCGGAGGACTGGTTCCAGCAGCAGCGCGCAATCTGGGAGGCGCGGCTCGATCGGTTCGAGGCCTATGTGATGAAGCTCAAGCAGGAGAGGGCGGCAGCAAAGCCGCCGTCCAGAACAGCGAATAAGACAGCGAATACGACAACGAAGAAGGCCACCAGGAAGACAACCAAACGGAAAGGTTCCGAGTGA
- a CDS encoding response regulator transcription factor — translation MSATILLVDDHSVVREGYRSVLQKQPGLRVIAEAADGAEAYRLFKSETPDLVIMDLSMPGIGGIEAVRRIRQWDKAAKILVFTMHENAGFAVQAIRAGARGYVTKTSPPETLVRAVMDVLAGKIAISPDIDHELALSRISGDKSAADVLTPREFEVMRLLLAENTTEEIAETLHVSPKTVANLHSLIKDKLGVGSDIELVRLALRQGILTQLDLGDA, via the coding sequence ATGAGCGCGACCATTTTGCTGGTCGACGACCATTCCGTCGTTCGCGAAGGCTATCGCTCCGTGCTCCAGAAGCAACCCGGCCTGCGCGTCATCGCCGAAGCCGCCGACGGCGCGGAGGCCTATCGTCTGTTCAAATCCGAGACGCCCGACCTCGTCATCATGGATCTGAGCATGCCCGGCATTGGCGGCATCGAGGCTGTCAGGCGGATCCGGCAATGGGACAAGGCGGCAAAGATCCTCGTCTTCACCATGCACGAGAATGCCGGCTTCGCCGTGCAGGCAATCCGCGCCGGCGCGAGGGGTTACGTCACCAAGACCAGCCCGCCGGAGACGCTGGTGCGCGCGGTGATGGACGTGCTCGCCGGCAAGATCGCGATCAGCCCGGATATCGACCACGAGCTCGCGCTCAGCCGGATCAGCGGCGACAAGTCGGCCGCCGACGTGCTGACGCCGCGCGAGTTCGAGGTGATGCGGCTGCTGCTCGCCGAGAACACGACGGAAGAGATCGCCGAGACGCTCCATGTCAGCCCGAAAACGGTGGCCAACCTGCATTCGCTGATCAAGGACAAGCTCGGCGTCGGCTCCGACATCGAGCTGGTCCGGCTGGCGCTGCGGCAGGGAATATTGACGCAGCTCGATCTCGGCGATGCCTGA
- a CDS encoding curlin, which translates to MKTKFIIATAVTFSLLTAVDAQAGNSASVLQFGATNNSFISQSGGANNSATTLQFGATNTATTLQMGSLLTVNNSVIGQGGTTATATNSALAGQAGGSNSSLIGQIGANNAAGVGQLGILNGSTILQQTP; encoded by the coding sequence ATGAAAACCAAATTCATTATCGCGACGGCCGTCACGTTCAGCCTGTTGACCGCTGTCGATGCCCAGGCCGGCAACTCGGCCAGCGTGTTGCAATTCGGTGCAACGAACAACTCCTTCATCTCCCAGAGCGGGGGCGCCAACAACAGCGCCACGACCTTGCAGTTCGGTGCAACCAACACCGCGACGACGTTGCAGATGGGCTCGCTCCTGACCGTCAATAATTCGGTGATCGGGCAGGGCGGCACCACCGCGACCGCGACCAACTCGGCGCTGGCCGGTCAGGCCGGCGGCTCCAATTCGAGCCTGATCGGCCAGATCGGCGCCAACAACGCGGCCGGAGTTGGCCAGCTCGGGATCCTGAACGGCTCGACGATTCTCCAGCAGACTCCGTGA
- a CDS encoding L-idonate 5-dehydrogenase → MRAVVIHAPKDLRIDSYPDPAPGPGEVRVKIANGGICGSDLHYYHHGGFGVVRIQQPMALGHEIAGVVAAVGDGVAGLKPGARVAVNPSKPCGQCLHCQEGMRNQCLDMRFLGSAMRFPHVQGGFREFITIDATQAVPIADKLSLAEAAVAEPLAVCLHAGKQAGALLGKRVLITGCGPIGALMILVSRFGGASEIVVTDVADSPLAVAKKLGATHAINVVTHATALDPWRAGKGVFDTLFEASGNPAALRTTLDVLRPGATLVQLGLGGEMTLPINAIVAKELQLRGTFRFDPEFELAVRLMGDGLIDVKPLITATMPFENAVAAFELASDRSQSMKVQLTF, encoded by the coding sequence ATGCGCGCCGTCGTCATTCACGCCCCGAAGGATCTCCGGATCGATAGTTATCCGGATCCAGCACCCGGCCCGGGCGAAGTCCGCGTCAAGATCGCCAATGGCGGCATTTGCGGCTCGGACCTGCATTACTACCACCATGGCGGTTTCGGCGTCGTTCGCATCCAGCAGCCGATGGCGTTGGGTCACGAGATCGCCGGCGTAGTCGCGGCCGTCGGTGATGGCGTCGCCGGCCTAAAACCAGGCGCCCGCGTCGCGGTCAATCCGAGCAAGCCCTGTGGCCAGTGCCTGCATTGCCAGGAAGGCATGCGCAACCAGTGCCTCGACATGCGCTTCCTCGGCAGCGCGATGCGCTTTCCGCATGTGCAAGGCGGTTTTCGCGAGTTCATCACGATCGATGCGACGCAAGCCGTGCCGATCGCCGACAAGCTGTCGTTGGCCGAAGCCGCAGTCGCCGAACCGCTGGCGGTGTGCCTGCATGCCGGCAAGCAGGCCGGCGCCCTGCTCGGCAAGCGCGTACTGATCACCGGCTGCGGCCCGATCGGCGCGCTGATGATTTTGGTCTCGCGCTTCGGCGGCGCCTCCGAGATCGTGGTCACTGATGTCGCCGATTCCCCGCTCGCGGTTGCGAAGAAGCTCGGCGCCACGCACGCCATCAATGTCGTGACGCATGCGACCGCGCTCGATCCCTGGCGCGCCGGCAAGGGCGTGTTCGACACGCTGTTCGAAGCTTCCGGCAACCCGGCAGCGCTCCGGACCACGCTCGACGTGCTCAGGCCCGGCGCGACGCTGGTGCAGCTCGGCCTCGGCGGCGAGATGACGCTGCCGATCAACGCCATCGTCGCCAAGGAATTGCAGCTCCGCGGCACCTTCCGCTTTGACCCCGAGTTCGAGCTCGCGGTCAGGCTGATGGGCGACGGCCTGATCGACGTCAAGCCGCTGATCACGGCCACCATGCCGTTCGAGAACGCGGTCGCCGCCTTCGAGCTCGCCAGCGACCGCTCGCAGTCGATGAAGGTGCAGCTGACGTTCTAA
- a CDS encoding mandelate racemase/muconate lactonizing enzyme family protein, which produces MKITSIETLRTEEFSNVIWVRVHTDTGMIGLGETFYGAGAVEAQIHDTFAGRLLGRNPLHIEAIHRDMLNLPMAQSSTGVEYRAASAIDIALWDLFGKVCNQPVHQMLGGLCRDKQRIYNTCAGTQYVRSTNISPVANWNLGAAKGPYEDLDGFMHHADALAENLLENGISAMKIWPFDPAAQENKGLYITAAQMKHAIEPFEKIRKVVGDKMEIMVELHSLWNLPTAKQIARALEPYKPTWYEDPIRMNSPQALAEYARSTDVWVCASETLGSRFPYKDMLDRDAMHVVMADLCWTGGLTEGRKIAAMAETYHRPFAPHDCIGPIGFIAAIHMSFSQPNTLIQESVRAFYKGWYNELVTTMPTIKDGYVFPMEGPGLGVDLLPAVFDRSDLTVRRSNA; this is translated from the coding sequence GTGAAGATCACGTCGATCGAGACGTTGCGCACCGAGGAATTTTCGAACGTCATCTGGGTGCGCGTCCACACCGACACGGGCATGATCGGTCTCGGCGAAACCTTCTACGGTGCGGGCGCGGTCGAAGCGCAGATCCACGACACCTTTGCCGGCCGCCTGCTCGGCCGCAATCCCCTGCACATCGAGGCGATCCATCGCGACATGCTGAACCTGCCGATGGCGCAGTCCTCCACCGGCGTCGAATATCGTGCGGCCTCCGCAATCGACATCGCGCTGTGGGATCTGTTCGGCAAGGTCTGCAATCAGCCTGTGCACCAGATGCTCGGCGGCCTCTGCCGCGACAAGCAGCGCATCTACAACACCTGTGCCGGCACCCAATATGTCCGCTCGACCAATATCAGCCCGGTCGCCAACTGGAATCTCGGCGCCGCCAAGGGGCCTTACGAGGATCTCGACGGCTTCATGCATCACGCCGACGCGCTCGCCGAAAACCTGCTGGAAAATGGCATCTCGGCGATGAAGATCTGGCCGTTCGATCCTGCGGCACAGGAGAACAAGGGCCTCTACATCACCGCCGCCCAGATGAAGCACGCGATCGAGCCGTTCGAAAAAATCCGCAAAGTCGTCGGCGACAAGATGGAGATCATGGTCGAGCTCCACTCGCTCTGGAACCTGCCGACCGCAAAACAGATCGCGCGTGCGCTCGAGCCGTACAAGCCGACCTGGTACGAAGACCCGATCCGCATGAACTCGCCGCAGGCGCTCGCCGAATATGCGCGCTCGACCGACGTCTGGGTCTGCGCCAGCGAAACGCTGGGCTCGCGCTTCCCCTACAAGGACATGCTCGACCGCGACGCCATGCATGTGGTGATGGCGGATCTGTGCTGGACCGGCGGCCTCACCGAAGGCCGCAAGATCGCCGCGATGGCCGAGACCTACCACCGGCCCTTCGCACCGCATGATTGCATCGGCCCGATCGGCTTCATCGCCGCCATCCACATGTCGTTCAGCCAGCCCAACACGCTGATCCAGGAATCGGTGCGCGCCTTCTACAAGGGCTGGTACAATGAGCTCGTCACGACGATGCCGACGATCAAGGACGGCTATGTCTTCCCGATGGAAGGACCGGGCCTTGGCGTCGATCTCCTGCCCGCGGTGTTCGATCGCTCCGATCTGACCGTGCGTCGCTCCAACGCTTAA
- a CDS encoding curlin codes for MAAFATINLATEASAGSIERGVSNRNVSIETVVEFGNNVQPVTIVENSRINIARVIEIGTGTVDATIVQNGTRNYVDVIQVGSTTNALVGQSGLSNIADITQVGNSTNALLLQVGDMNTGAVRQFGRFNWLAIFQFNR; via the coding sequence ATGGCAGCGTTCGCCACCATCAACCTGGCGACAGAGGCATCCGCCGGGTCCATCGAGCGCGGCGTGAGCAACAGGAATGTGAGCATCGAGACGGTCGTGGAGTTCGGCAACAACGTCCAGCCGGTCACGATCGTGGAGAACAGCCGCATCAATATCGCACGCGTGATCGAGATCGGGACAGGAACCGTCGATGCGACGATTGTCCAGAACGGGACGCGCAACTATGTGGACGTGATTCAGGTCGGCAGCACCACCAATGCGCTGGTCGGCCAGTCGGGCCTGAGTAACATCGCGGACATCACCCAGGTCGGCAATTCGACGAATGCGCTGCTGCTTCAGGTCGGCGATATGAATACGGGAGCCGTCAGGCAGTTCGGACGTTTCAACTGGCTGGCCATCTTCCAGTTCAACCGCTGA
- a CDS encoding curlin, with product MKHFPGVACVSFLALCCAAGSAGAQTADIKTIVSVGGPPIVLNQNSQLNMAGVFMIGGSTSATVIQNGTNNATGILQFGGTNSASVGQAGVNNLAFVGQTGQSATSLVSQLGAMNTGAIAQFGAINSSTVNQSSP from the coding sequence ATGAAACACTTTCCAGGCGTCGCCTGCGTCTCGTTTCTCGCGCTCTGTTGCGCTGCTGGATCGGCCGGCGCCCAGACCGCCGACATCAAGACCATCGTTTCGGTCGGCGGCCCGCCGATCGTGCTGAACCAGAACAGTCAGCTCAACATGGCGGGCGTGTTCATGATCGGCGGCAGCACCAGCGCGACCGTTATCCAGAACGGCACCAACAACGCCACCGGCATCCTGCAATTCGGCGGAACGAATTCGGCATCGGTCGGGCAGGCTGGCGTGAACAATCTCGCCTTTGTCGGCCAGACCGGCCAGTCGGCGACGAGCCTCGTGTCGCAGCTCGGGGCCATGAATACGGGAGCCATCGCGCAATTCGGCGCGATCAACTCCTCGACGGTGAACCAGAGCAGCCCGTGA
- a CDS encoding SDR family oxidoreductase, with translation MAAEKVALVTAGGSGMGAGAARRLAADGFRVGVLSSSGKGEALAAELGGFGVTGSNKSNDDLKRLVDGALARWGRIDVLVNSAGHGPRAAITEITDEQWHIGLDTYLLNVIRPTRLVTPVMQAQKAGAIINISTAWAFEPSAMFPTSAVFRAGLAAFTKIFTDTHAVDNVRMNNVLPGWIDSLSQLDARRDSVPMKRYGKVEEIAATVSFLASDGAAYITGQNIRVDGGLTRSV, from the coding sequence ATGGCAGCAGAGAAGGTCGCACTCGTCACCGCAGGCGGCAGCGGCATGGGGGCCGGGGCTGCGCGGCGGCTCGCGGCCGACGGCTTTCGCGTGGGCGTCCTGTCGTCCTCCGGCAAGGGCGAGGCGCTCGCGGCCGAGCTCGGCGGGTTCGGCGTGACCGGCTCCAACAAGTCCAATGACGATCTGAAACGCCTGGTCGACGGTGCGCTCGCGCGGTGGGGGCGCATCGACGTGCTCGTCAACAGCGCCGGTCACGGGCCGCGCGCGGCCATCACCGAGATCACCGACGAGCAGTGGCATATCGGTCTCGATACATATTTGCTGAACGTGATCCGTCCGACCCGGCTGGTGACGCCGGTGATGCAGGCGCAGAAGGCTGGCGCGATCATCAACATCTCGACCGCCTGGGCCTTCGAGCCGAGTGCGATGTTTCCGACCTCGGCGGTGTTCCGCGCAGGGCTTGCCGCCTTCACGAAGATCTTCACCGACACCCATGCCGTCGACAATGTCCGCATGAACAACGTGCTGCCGGGCTGGATTGACAGCCTGTCGCAGCTAGACGCACGCCGCGACAGCGTGCCGATGAAGCGCTATGGCAAGGTCGAAGAGATCGCGGCGACGGTCTCGTTCCTGGCGTCCGACGGCGCGGCCTACATCACCGGCCAGAACATCCGCGTCGACGGCGGGCTGACGCGCTCGGTCTGA
- a CDS encoding histidine kinase, protein MWNRPRFDLKVRLTMRVAAISAACFAAISAYFLITADRAAHARIDGIAAIVAKTLELQQGKILWAASPRSDFPNLDPVSAYVMTPGLCLAFRGTSGDMLQRFCSGAPIPADPPPQAFTAFYRSLFDPGREAARPVILRGTKLGEAVVTVDPAVQTAEAWHEAGRLMIALAITLPLLCMLVYAALSRALRPTRMIRSGLERIAANDLTARLPPFDLAELSAVRDVFNHLAESLDTALAERAELTRKLIALQDEERRHLARELHDEFGQSLAAIRALASSARQTAAQDCPSLLGECDGIARTATGMMETLRGALFRLRPPDVEELGLVASLEGLVAGWNGRSRGETRYSIRFDGTFETLPATISANLYRIVQEALTNAAKHAGATKVSLELTTHSDDIALAIDDDGRSTDPAAKSGMGLLGMRERVAALRGRLSFEARPNGGSALRVVIPVAAATAQALEHAA, encoded by the coding sequence ATGTGGAACCGCCCGAGGTTCGATCTCAAGGTCCGTCTGACGATGCGCGTGGCCGCGATATCGGCCGCCTGCTTCGCCGCAATCTCCGCCTATTTCCTGATCACGGCCGACCGCGCCGCCCACGCACGCATCGACGGTATTGCCGCCATCGTGGCCAAGACGCTGGAGCTGCAGCAGGGCAAAATCCTGTGGGCTGCGAGCCCCCGCTCGGACTTTCCGAACCTGGATCCCGTTTCGGCCTATGTGATGACGCCCGGCCTGTGTCTGGCATTCCGCGGCACCAGCGGCGACATGCTCCAGCGGTTCTGTAGCGGCGCGCCGATACCTGCTGACCCGCCGCCGCAAGCCTTCACGGCCTTCTATCGCAGCCTGTTCGACCCCGGCCGCGAGGCGGCGCGGCCCGTGATCTTGCGCGGAACGAAGCTCGGCGAGGCCGTCGTCACGGTCGACCCGGCCGTTCAGACGGCCGAGGCCTGGCACGAGGCCGGTCGACTGATGATCGCGTTGGCGATCACGCTGCCGCTGTTGTGCATGCTGGTCTACGCGGCACTCTCGCGCGCACTGCGCCCCACCCGCATGATCCGCAGCGGCCTCGAGCGGATCGCCGCCAACGACCTCACGGCGCGGCTGCCGCCGTTCGATCTCGCCGAACTCTCCGCAGTTCGCGATGTCTTCAACCATCTCGCCGAAAGCCTCGACACCGCGCTTGCCGAGCGCGCCGAGTTGACCCGGAAACTGATCGCGCTCCAGGACGAGGAGCGCCGCCATCTCGCGCGCGAGCTGCACGACGAGTTCGGTCAGTCGCTCGCCGCCATCCGCGCGCTCGCATCCTCGGCCCGCCAGACCGCCGCGCAGGACTGCCCCTCTTTGCTCGGCGAATGCGACGGCATCGCGCGGACCGCGACCGGCATGATGGAGACGCTGCGCGGCGCGCTGTTCCGGCTGCGCCCGCCTGACGTCGAGGAGCTGGGGCTGGTGGCCAGCCTCGAAGGCCTGGTTGCCGGCTGGAACGGCCGCAGCCGAGGCGAAACACGTTATTCGATCCGTTTCGACGGCACGTTCGAAACCCTGCCGGCCACGATCAGCGCCAACCTCTACCGCATCGTGCAGGAGGCGCTCACCAACGCTGCCAAGCATGCCGGCGCCACCAAGGTGAGCCTGGAATTGACCACGCATTCCGACGACATCGCGCTCGCCATCGATGACGACGGACGCTCGACCGATCCCGCCGCGAAATCCGGAATGGGCCTGCTCGGGATGCGCGAGCGCGTCGCGGCCCTGCGCGGCCGGCTGAGCTTCGAGGCTCGACCAAATGGCGGCTCCGCGTTGCGTGTCGTCATTCCCGTCGCGGCTGCCACTGCGCAGGCACTGGAGCACGCGGCATGA
- a CDS encoding GntR family transcriptional regulator translates to MARRKRTLQVVRQEDDGEGKPSRRNRLNFFELAYQRIEELLVHCELKPGQFMTMLELQQITGFGRTPVHHAVNRLSADTLIIIRPRHGLHIAPIDLARERMLLALRRDMERFVIRLAADRASLSHRNQALHIERLLRERRANLSLDEFNSIDRRIDALVLEAAGEPFLVHTLRPLHTLYRRIGYIHHRFMPGQTDLSSTIDHHLAILAAVAGRRVEDAVKASDALIDYMDQMFTGMEAGIDPRLLDCSIEPLLGA, encoded by the coding sequence ATGGCACGGCGCAAGCGCACGCTCCAGGTGGTGAGACAGGAGGACGACGGCGAGGGTAAGCCCTCCCGGAGGAACCGGCTCAACTTCTTCGAATTGGCCTATCAGAGGATTGAAGAGCTCCTCGTCCATTGCGAGCTCAAGCCCGGCCAGTTCATGACCATGCTGGAATTACAGCAGATCACCGGCTTCGGTCGCACGCCGGTGCACCACGCGGTCAATCGTCTCTCCGCCGATACGCTCATCATCATCCGTCCGCGCCACGGCCTGCACATCGCGCCGATCGATCTGGCGCGTGAGCGCATGCTGCTGGCTTTGCGCCGCGACATGGAGCGCTTCGTCATTCGTCTTGCAGCCGATCGTGCCAGCCTCTCGCACCGCAATCAGGCGCTGCACATCGAGCGTCTCCTGCGCGAGCGCCGCGCCAATCTGAGCCTCGACGAATTCAACAGCATCGACCGCCGTATCGATGCGCTGGTGCTGGAGGCCGCGGGCGAGCCGTTCCTAGTGCATACGCTGCGGCCGCTGCACACGCTGTATCGCCGTATCGGCTACATCCACCACCGCTTCATGCCGGGGCAGACGGACCTGTCCAGCACGATCGATCATCATCTCGCCATTCTCGCGGCCGTCGCGGGCCGTCGCGTCGAGGACGCGGTGAAGGCGAGCGATGCCCTGATCGACTACATGGACCAGATGTTCACGGGCATGGAGGCGGGCATCGATCCGCGGCTGCTCGATTGCAGCATCGAGCCGCTGCTTGGCGCCTGA
- a CDS encoding SDR family oxidoreductase, whose product MSTALFDLSGRTALVTGSSRGLGRAIAEGMAKAGARIIVNGVDPKRVEQAVAEFRAAGHQAEGAAFNVTDEPAIVAAFNDFDKKGIAVDILVNNAGIQHRKPLVEFTTDEWRKVIETNLTSAFVIGREAAKRMIPRKHGKIINIGSLGSELARPTIAPYTAAKGGIKNLTRSMAVEWAQHGITANAIGPGYMLTDMNEALVNNTDFNNWLMGRIPSKRWGKPDELVGAAIFLASDASTYVNGQIIYVDGGMIAAM is encoded by the coding sequence ATGAGCACTGCCCTCTTCGACCTTTCCGGCCGCACTGCACTGGTGACCGGCTCCTCGCGCGGGCTCGGCCGCGCCATCGCCGAGGGCATGGCCAAGGCCGGCGCCAGGATCATCGTCAACGGCGTCGATCCCAAGCGAGTCGAACAGGCCGTCGCCGAGTTTCGCGCCGCCGGCCATCAGGCCGAAGGTGCCGCCTTCAACGTCACCGACGAGCCCGCGATCGTCGCGGCGTTCAACGACTTCGACAAAAAGGGGATTGCGGTCGACATCCTCGTCAACAATGCCGGCATCCAGCACCGCAAGCCGCTGGTGGAGTTCACCACCGACGAATGGCGCAAGGTGATCGAGACCAACCTCACCAGCGCCTTCGTGATCGGCCGTGAGGCGGCCAAGCGCATGATCCCGCGCAAGCACGGCAAGATCATCAATATCGGTTCGCTCGGCAGCGAGCTCGCGCGCCCGACGATTGCGCCCTACACCGCCGCCAAGGGCGGCATCAAGAACCTGACCCGCTCGATGGCGGTGGAATGGGCCCAGCACGGCATCACGGCCAATGCCATCGGCCCCGGCTACATGCTCACCGACATGAACGAGGCGCTGGTCAACAACACCGACTTCAACAATTGGCTGATGGGCCGCATCCCTTCAAAGCGCTGGGGCAAGCCGGACGAGCTGGTCGGCGCTGCAATCTTCCTGGCCTCCGACGCCTCCACTTACGTCAACGGCCAGATCATCTATGTCGATGGCGGCATGATCGCCGCGATGTAG
- a CDS encoding SRPBCC family protein translates to MTNSANAALSQWSLDREIVMSRVIDAPRDLVFEAWSDPKHLPQWFGPKGFEVETFEIDVRVGGVWRFNMIGPDGTIYPNRMRFRRIERPKLMEMDHGVDQDDDPGMFRFILTFAEQSNGKTVLMMRQLASTTEQRDHMIGFGAVEYGYQTLDKLVAYVGGLKK, encoded by the coding sequence ATGACGAATTCTGCCAATGCTGCCCTGTCGCAATGGTCGCTCGACCGCGAGATCGTGATGTCACGCGTGATCGACGCGCCGCGCGATCTGGTGTTCGAGGCGTGGTCCGATCCAAAGCATTTGCCGCAATGGTTCGGGCCGAAGGGATTTGAGGTCGAGACCTTCGAGATCGACGTGCGCGTCGGCGGCGTCTGGCGCTTCAACATGATCGGTCCCGACGGCACCATCTATCCGAACCGCATGCGCTTCCGCCGCATCGAGCGGCCGAAACTGATGGAGATGGACCATGGCGTCGACCAGGACGATGATCCCGGCATGTTCCGCTTCATCCTCACGTTTGCCGAGCAAAGCAACGGCAAGACCGTGCTGATGATGCGGCAGTTGGCTTCGACCACCGAGCAGCGGGACCACATGATCGGCTTCGGCGCGGTTGAATATGGCTACCAGACGCTGGACAAGCTGGTGGCCTATGTGGGCGGGCTGAAGAAATAA